The Microlunatus antarcticus genome segment CGACTGCACGAGCCATGGTGTGTGTTCCTCCAGATAAGGATGTGGTCTTCGGTGCTCCGGACGCTCCCCGGGGTGATCCGGTCGTCCTTGAGTGCACCTGGCTCAACTATGCCACCGGGCCCCGCATTCCCTCAAGCGGCCTTGAGTCTTCGGGGCTCAACCAGGGTTGTTCCGGGAGGGCAAGCCGAAGCCAGACGCTGGGTCGCGGCGCGGCGGCACGGCGTGGCAGCCGGGCGCGCAAGCCCGCGCTGACTAGCGTCGACGCTGTCGGCCCCACGTCACAGGAGATCCCATGAGCCGCTTCGTCTCGTTCTGGCGCAGCTTCGCGCTGCTGGTCGCGCGGCTCGGGCTGGGCGGCATCATGCTCCTGCACGGCGCGCACCGCTACCAGGCCGGCATCGGCTCCCAGGTCACGTACCTGGCCCAGTTCTCGACGCCCTACCCGAAGATCGCCGCGTACGGGGCGACGTCGTTCGAGATCGCGGGCGGCATCTTCCTCATCCTCGGCGCGCTGACGCCGCTGGTCGGGCTGGGCGTCCTGGTCCAGCAGGTGCTGACCGTCGTGTGGACCAGCTACTACAAGGGCCCCGACCTGTTGAACACCGACGGCACCTACAACGGCGGCTTCGAGTACTCCGTCGCCCTGGGCCTGCTCGGGCTGCTGTTCTTCGTCTTCGGCGGCGGCGTCGTGAGCCTCGACCGCGTCTTCCGTCGCAAGAAGCCGGTCGCGACCGAGGACGACGAGCCGACGGACGCGCCCGAGACCGTCGTCCGGCCGCAGGCGTTCCCCGTCCGCTCCAGCGTCTGACCCCTCGGGAGCAGGCTCACCGCCAGCCTCCCGTACGCCGTAGGGCCGCAATCCCGTCGGCCCCGGCTCGGCGGGCCGCCGCCTCGGTCCCGCCCACGAGACCGGCGACCTCCGCGTAGGTCAGCCCGCCCAGGTGGTGCAGGGCCACGGCCCAGCGCTGTCGTTCGGGGAGCGCCGCCACGGCGGCCCGCACCTCCGCCGCGTCGACGGCCGCCTCCGGTCCCGCGTCGGTCGACGCCTCGTCCGCCCGGACGACGTCGGGCACGGGCGTCGCGCGTCGGCTCCGGGCCCGGACGACGTCCAGCCCCTTGCGGTGGGCGATCGTGACCAGCCAGGCCTGCAGGTTCGTCGCCGGGTCCAGCTCCGGGTAGACCCGCAGCGCCGCGAGGAACGTCTCCTGCCAGGCGTCGTCCGCGTCGCCGGACGAGCCGAGCACGGCGCGGCACACCCGCAGCACGACAGGCCCGTGCTCGACCACC includes the following:
- a CDS encoding DoxX family protein, translating into MSRFVSFWRSFALLVARLGLGGIMLLHGAHRYQAGIGSQVTYLAQFSTPYPKIAAYGATSFEIAGGIFLILGALTPLVGLGVLVQQVLTVVWTSYYKGPDLLNTDGTYNGGFEYSVALGLLGLLFFVFGGGVVSLDRVFRRKKPVATEDDEPTDAPETVVRPQAFPVRSSV
- a CDS encoding RNA polymerase sigma factor, whose translation is MPGLPPFDRVVVEHGPVVLRVCRAVLGSSGDADDAWQETFLAALRVYPELDPATNLQAWLVTIAHRKGLDVVRARSRRATPVPDVVRADEASTDAGPEAAVDAAEVRAAVAALPERQRWAVALHHLGGLTYAEVAGLVGGTEAAARRAGADGIAALRRTGGWR